The DNA segment TCGCCGGGACCGAGGCGGGCGTGTTCACCACCCGGACCGCCGTCGCGAGCCTGCTCATCGGCGGCATCCTCTCGTTCGCCGTCTCCACCTTCCGTCGCTCGATCCCCTTCCAGTACGGGATCTGGGGCGCCGAGTTCGGCACGAAGGTGATCGCGGTCAACACCGCCCTGAAGCTCGTCTTCATCTCGGCGACGGTCGCGCTGCTGCTCGCGCCGGTGTGGTGACGCCTCTCGGGGCCTGGAAGACCAAAAAACACCGCCGCGAATCGGTCGGACCGCGTTACTCGAGGTCGAAGCGGTCGAGCCGCATCACCTTCGTCCACGCGTCGACGAAGTCGCGGACGAGCGTCTCCTCGGCGTCCTCGCTCCCGTACACCTCGGCGACGGCGCGGAGCCGGGAGTTCGAGCCGAAGATCAGGTCGAGGCGGGTGGCCTCCCACTCGACCTCGCCGGTCTGGCGGTCGATCCCCTCGTACACGTCCGCGTCCTCCGCGTCCTCCTCGACGGGGCGCCACTCGGTGCCCATGTCGAGCAGGTTCACGAAGAAGTCGTTCGTTAACGTCCCGGGACTGTCGGTGAAGACGCCGCGGTCCGTGTTCTCGTAGGTGGCGCCGAGCGCGCGCAGGCCGCCGACGAGCGCCGTCATCTCGGTGGCGGTCAGGTCGAGGAGGTCCGCCTTGTCGACTAACAGCTCCTCGGGCGGGTGGTCGACGCCGTCGCCGAGGTAGTTCCGGAACCCGTCGACGCGCGGCTTGAGCGCCTCGAACGAGTCGGCGTCGGTCTGCTCCGGCGAGGCGTCGACACGCCCCGGCTCGAACGGGACCGTCACGTCGTAGCCGGCGTCGGCAGCCGCCTCCTCGACCGCGGCGGCGCCGCCGAGGACGATCAGGTCGGCGAGCGAGACGCGCACGTCGTCGGTGCGAGAGGCGTTGAACTCCTCCTGAATCTCTTCGAGCGTCGCCAGCACCGTCTCGAGCTGCGCCGGCTCGTTCACTTCCCAGTCGCGCTGGGGATCGAGCCTGACGCGCGCGCCGTTCGCGCCGCCGCGCTTGTCGCTGTCGCGGTACGTGGACGCCGACGCCCACGCGGTCTTGACGAGCTGTCGCGTCGTCAGGTCGGTGTCGAGGATCGCCCCTTTGAGATCACTTGCCTCCGCGTCCCCGATCAGGTCGTGGTCGACCTCGGGGAGCGGGTCCTGCCAGATCATCTCCTCGTCCGGGACCTCCGGGCCGAGGAACCGCTCCGGCGGGCCCATGTCGCGGTGGGTCAGCTTGTACCAGGCCTTCGCGAAGTTGACCCCGAACTCCATCGGGTTCTCCTGGAACTCCTCGATGATCTCGCGGTAGTCGGGGTCGCGCTTCAGCGCGACGTCCGTCGTGAGCATCATCGGCGTGACCTCCTCGTCGGGGTCGTGCGCGTCCGGGGCGCTCTCGACCTCGTCCGCGTCGACCGGGAGCCACTGCCAGGCGCCGCCGGGGCCCTTCTGGGCCGCCCACTCGTGCTCCAGCAGGTTGTCGATGTACCCCATGTCCCACTCGATCGGCGACCCGGTCCAGGGGCCCTCGATCCCGCTCGTGATCGTGTCGCCGCCCTTCCCGCTGCCGTGGTCGTTCTCCCAGCCGAGGCCCTGCGCCTCGATGGGGGCGGCTTCCGGCTCGGGGCCGAGGTGCTCGTCGGGGTCGTCCGCGCCGTGGACCTTCCCGAACGTGTGACCGCCCGCGATCAGCGCCGCCGTCTCCTTGTCGTTCATCGCCATGCGGTCGAACGTCTGGCGGATGTTCTTCGCCGACTGCTCGGGGTCGGGGTTGCCGTCCGGCCCCTCGGGGTTCACGTAGATGAGCCCCATCACGGACGCGCCGAGTCCCGGCTCCAGCTCGCCGGGCTCGTCGAAGCGCTCCTGGGTGTCCATCTCGGTCTCCGGGCCCCAGTAGGTGGAGTCGTCGGGCTCGAAGGCGTCCTCGCGACCGCCGGCGAAGCCGAACGTCTTGAACCCCATCGACTCGATGGCGACGTTCCCGGCGAGGATCATCAGGTCGGCCCACGAGAGGTTGCGGCCGTACTTCTGTTTGATCGGGAGGAGCAGCCGGCGCGCCTTGTCGAGATTCGCGTTGTCCGGCCAGCTGTTAAGCGGGGCGAACCGCTGCCGACCTCCCGCCGCGCCGCCGCGGCCGTCCGCCGTCCGGTACGTCCCGGCGCTGTGCCACGCCATCCGGATGAACAGCGGCCCGTAGTGACCGTAGTCGGCCGGCCACCAGTCCTGTGAGCTCGTCATCAGCTCCTCGAGGTCCGCCTTCACCTCGTCGAGGTCGAGCGACTGGAACGCCTCGGCGTAGTCGAAGTCGTCGTCGTAGGGTCCGACGTCGCGGGCGTTCTTGTCGAGTATCTCCAGGTTCAACTGGTTCGGCCACCACTCGCGGTCTGTCTTCTGAATCATCAGAGTCGTCCGAACCTTCCGTCACCTCGAATAAAAAGGTGTTCACTTTGGAGAGAAACACCCGGTGAAAACAACCTGTATTTTGAGATTATGAAGATTCGTTTCGAATCTCCGAAAAAGGTACGACTTCGTTACACGTGCTCGGTTCACGCCGTCGGATGCGCTCGGTTCGCACCGTTACATTCGCTCGGCTCGCGCGAGGCTACGTCGACGACGACCGTCCGTCCGTCTCGGGTTCGGAACCCACGAGCACCCGCGCGACCGCTCGTCCCGTCCCCGCGAAGGTCAGCGCCCAGACGGTCAGCGCGAACCACCCCCAGTACGCGGGGACGACGGAGAGGAGTTCGAACGTCCCGATGCCGGCGAGGTTCAGCGTGCTGGCGGTGTACATCCCCATCGGAAACACTCGCCCCCACGCCGTCGGCGCGTAGGCGTGCAGGCGGTCGCCGAACGCCAGTCGCGACCACGGCAGGACCGCGACCCACGCGGGAGGGCGGCCGTCGATCCCGTCGGCGAGGAACGCCCACGCGTCGAGGACGAGCAGCAGCGGGATCCACCACGAGGCGATCGCCCACGCGAGGAACGTGGCGCCGACGACGACGGGGACGTACGGCTCCCAGCCGGGAACCGTCCCCAGGCGCGGACCGAGCGTCGCCCCCGCCAGCGTCGTGATGGCCGCCGCGCCCATCGTGATCCAGTACGGTCCGGTCCAGTCGTCGGGCCGGACTGGGCCGTCGAGGAGCCGATAGGCGACGACGGTGACGACGACGAAGTAGAGGACGTACCCCGACCCGAAGTAGCTCATGCTCAACAGGACGAGCGCGTTCGCGCTCTCGGTTAGCGGTTCGGCCAGCAGTCCGCCGAGGACGGCGAGCGACTGCATGCAGACGATAACCAACAGGAAGGCGCCGTCGATCCGCTCGCTCACGGCCGCCTTTTCGGCGCCGACGATCTCGGTCGCGAACAGGTAGTAGAGGAGCGCTGGCGTGGCGACGACCGCGACTCCCCAGAGCGCGGCGGCGACGTGAACCGCGTCGAAGAAGAGCAGTAAGACCGTCCCGACGGTGTTCGTCGCGACCGCGAACGTCAGCGACCCCCAGTGTCGCTGTCGGTCCCGGAGGTCGGCGAGCATCCGCCTCGGAAACGAGACGGTTCGGACCGCGAACAGACCGATCAGCAGCGCGTAACAGGCCGCGGAGAGGACCGCGAGCGGTCGGGCGACCGCGGAGACGCCGAGCTCCCGGAACGCGATCGAGACGATCGCGGTCGACATGACGAGCCCGAAGTACGCCGGGTCGAGCTCTCGGAGCGCGGCGCCGAGGCGTTCCGACATCGTCGACTCGGCGGGCGTCTCGTCGGTTCGAGGTGACTCGGTCATCGGTGGTACTCGCGGGCGGGCCGTTCGCCGACCCGATCGTCCCCCGCTGGTCGCGCCGCGGGTAAGTGAGTACCGCTATCGGGCGGTTCGCCGCGGGGGGTTCCCGAGGCGGACCGAACGGCTCACGCGTCGGATCCGGGGTCGTACACGTCTGGGTTCGGCTCGCCTTCGACGTCCACGACCGCGAGCGCACCGCGCCGGCCGGCGCGCGAGAGCGCGTGGTCGACGATCTTGATCGGCCCCGGAACCACGAGGTCCATCTCCCCGACCGTCGCCGTACCCGGCGCGACCGGCGTGGTCTCGACGTAGCGCGCGGGCGGCGAGACGAGGTCGCCGTCGCGGTACAGCCGCGACCAGACGTTGCCGATCGGGTGCCACGAGCTGGACTGGTTCGGTCCGCCGTTGACGAAGAACACCCGGACGGTCTCGCCGACCGCGGCGCCGATCGCGCCGCGACGGTCCTTCGTGAAGCCGTGGTCTTCGCCGTTGAAGACGACGTACGTCGGCTCCTCGTCGACCATCGCGCCCTGGTCGAACGCGTGGTGGCCCTTCTCGCCGAGGTCGCCGGTCGTGTACAGCTCGTGCTGTCCGAGGTAGATTTCGCGATCCACCGCCGGCAGTCCCGCCTCGGGCTCGACGAGGATCGCGCCGAACATCCCGGAGCTGACGTGGTGGTCCATCGCCGGCACCGCGCAGTGGTAGGTGAACAGCCCGGGGAACTCGGCGCGGAAGCTCAGTTCCGCGGCGTCGTCGCCGGGCACGAGCGTCGTGTCGACGGCGCCGCCGCCGGGGCCGTAGACGGCGTGGAAGTCGACGTTGTGGATGTCGCTGTTGTCGTCGGCCGGCACCTCGAACCGGAGGTTCACGGTGTCGCCCCGCCGGACGCGGATCATCGGTCCGGGGACCTGTCCCTCGAACGTCATGTACTTGAACGTCACGCCGGGCTCGATCTCCGCGACGAGCTCCTTCGTGCGAAGGGTGACGTCGTGCTCGCGGGGCTCGTCCCAGTCGACGGGGGCCGGCACGTCGGTCGGGTCCGCCGCGATCCGGTCGACGTCGACGTCGCGTGCGGGGTCGAGTTCGGGGGCCTCGTCCGGGCTCGTCCCGGCGTTGGACGCGGGCTCCGCGTTCACCGGCGCGCCGATACACCCGGCGAAGGCACCGACCGCTCCCGCGCCGATCGCCTGCACCGCCCGCCGCCTGCTGAGGTTCTGTGTCATCGTCTTTCTCCGTTCGAACGGACGCGACGTCGCATCATATATCGTATATACTGTTCTATAATACCGGGGCGAACACCGCAGTTCTCCCCCATATACTGGTGTTTAAATACTGTATTCGACGTGAGGTGACGGCCGAGTGCGGCGGTCGATCCCCGCGGCGATCCTCACTCCCGTCCGTCCCGCGGGTCGAACTCGCCGCGTCGGATCCCCTCCCGGACCGGATCGTGTTCCGCGTCGGTCGGGGGCGGCGCGGTGACGAGAACCGCTTCGAGGCGCTCGCCCTCGTCCGCCTTCACGCCGCGCTCGGTCCCCGCCTCGACGACGACCACGTCGCCGGGGGCGACGGCGTGGTCAGTGTCACCTTCACG comes from the Halorubrum depositum genome and includes:
- the katG gene encoding catalase/peroxidase HPI — its product is MIQKTDREWWPNQLNLEILDKNARDVGPYDDDFDYAEAFQSLDLDEVKADLEELMTSSQDWWPADYGHYGPLFIRMAWHSAGTYRTADGRGGAAGGRQRFAPLNSWPDNANLDKARRLLLPIKQKYGRNLSWADLMILAGNVAIESMGFKTFGFAGGREDAFEPDDSTYWGPETEMDTQERFDEPGELEPGLGASVMGLIYVNPEGPDGNPDPEQSAKNIRQTFDRMAMNDKETAALIAGGHTFGKVHGADDPDEHLGPEPEAAPIEAQGLGWENDHGSGKGGDTITSGIEGPWTGSPIEWDMGYIDNLLEHEWAAQKGPGGAWQWLPVDADEVESAPDAHDPDEEVTPMMLTTDVALKRDPDYREIIEEFQENPMEFGVNFAKAWYKLTHRDMGPPERFLGPEVPDEEMIWQDPLPEVDHDLIGDAEASDLKGAILDTDLTTRQLVKTAWASASTYRDSDKRGGANGARVRLDPQRDWEVNEPAQLETVLATLEEIQEEFNASRTDDVRVSLADLIVLGGAAAVEEAAADAGYDVTVPFEPGRVDASPEQTDADSFEALKPRVDGFRNYLGDGVDHPPEELLVDKADLLDLTATEMTALVGGLRALGATYENTDRGVFTDSPGTLTNDFFVNLLDMGTEWRPVEEDAEDADVYEGIDRQTGEVEWEATRLDLIFGSNSRLRAVAEVYGSEDAEETLVRDFVDAWTKVMRLDRFDLE
- a CDS encoding tellurite resistance/C4-dicarboxylate transporter family protein, with translation MTESPRTDETPAESTMSERLGAALRELDPAYFGLVMSTAIVSIAFRELGVSAVARPLAVLSAACYALLIGLFAVRTVSFPRRMLADLRDRQRHWGSLTFAVATNTVGTVLLLFFDAVHVAAALWGVAVVATPALLYYLFATEIVGAEKAAVSERIDGAFLLVIVCMQSLAVLGGLLAEPLTESANALVLLSMSYFGSGYVLYFVVVTVVAYRLLDGPVRPDDWTGPYWITMGAAAITTLAGATLGPRLGTVPGWEPYVPVVVGATFLAWAIASWWIPLLLVLDAWAFLADGIDGRPPAWVAVLPWSRLAFGDRLHAYAPTAWGRVFPMGMYTASTLNLAGIGTFELLSVVPAYWGWFALTVWALTFAGTGRAVARVLVGSEPETDGRSSST
- the nirK gene encoding copper-containing nitrite reductase; protein product: MTQNLSRRRAVQAIGAGAVGAFAGCIGAPVNAEPASNAGTSPDEAPELDPARDVDVDRIAADPTDVPAPVDWDEPREHDVTLRTKELVAEIEPGVTFKYMTFEGQVPGPMIRVRRGDTVNLRFEVPADDNSDIHNVDFHAVYGPGGGAVDTTLVPGDDAAELSFRAEFPGLFTYHCAVPAMDHHVSSGMFGAILVEPEAGLPAVDREIYLGQHELYTTGDLGEKGHHAFDQGAMVDEEPTYVVFNGEDHGFTKDRRGAIGAAVGETVRVFFVNGGPNQSSSWHPIGNVWSRLYRDGDLVSPPARYVETTPVAPGTATVGEMDLVVPGPIKIVDHALSRAGRRGALAVVDVEGEPNPDVYDPGSDA
- a CDS encoding cupin domain-containing protein, encoding MPATSLDAERTYDEERFSTSGVFRSDRAKVVCGYFEPGQFIPVHAPESDVVVTVQSGTGTVREGDTDHAVAPGDVVVVEAGTERGVKADEGERLEAVLVTAPPPTDAEHDPVREGIRRGEFDPRDGRE